One stretch of Patagioenas fasciata isolate bPatFas1 chromosome 9, bPatFas1.hap1, whole genome shotgun sequence DNA includes these proteins:
- the KNG1 gene encoding kininogen-1: MKPFLVLALCCSFLSSRANPLPFEFLDCDDPDVFKAVDTALKEYNGERTSGNQFALYTVMEAKRTVGPVTQFHVIYRIRETTCATEENKLWQDCDYKASAEAQIGECVAQVHLNDAEKTSNVSQDCKISPATPKITLTEGICLGCFHPVSSDSSEVSEILKQAIKKFNSHSAESALFKLVEIKEATRQVVAGWNYIIKYEVEETNCSKDQFQDLTPECKTTSRGHIGKCDAKAYVNLQEQIVDIANQCKLPVQETVNPDVRTGCVKTIPTDSPELKELLKLSMEKYNSESNDDHYYKSGDIEAAAVQVVAGKIYHLEFAVRKTNCSKKEFEKLEEDCKFTSDSAPLPCEAQIHVIPWENKILPQVNCSIERSAAVLLRRPPGFTPFRSFVALGQPNEISCSDQNEKEVQRPVEEIGKDGGQEPEGEGEPEHKNDYKHEHKHGHKHEHKHRHGHKKDHKPDKRHRHETGCGHKTGPKCGHKKHSKNGKHKHPNPESSEESDERVFNQDETLLSSTDETASQLVNPGAPVEETSSPAEPLILPDTSFSNGSPNRPESPLPKCPGKPWKQIMDSPAPASFPREYADEDLLVSSSKNIDPATENLTPPQTKAKALDLSDALL, translated from the exons ATGAAACCTTTCCTCGTACTAGCACTTTGCTGTAGTTTTTTGTCTAGCAGAGCCAACCCTCTTCCATTTGAGTTCTTGGACTGTGATGACCCTGATGTCTTTAAAGCTGTCGACACAGCACTGAAGGAATACAATGGAGAGAGAACAAGCGGTAATCAATTTGCTCTATACACGGTGATGGAAGCCAAGAGAACT GTAGGTCCTGTCACACAATTCCATGTGATATATCGAATACGAGAAACCACTTGTGCCACTGAGGAAAACAAACTCTGGCAAGACTGTGATTACAAAGCATCGGCAGAGGCT CAAATAGGAGAATGTGTAGCTCAAGTTCACCTCAATGATGCTGAAAAAACAAGTAATGTTTCCCAAGACTGCAAAATTTCTCCAG ctaCACCCAAGATAACACTTACTGAGGGTATATGTCTTGGATGCTTCCATCCTGTATCAAGTGACAGTTCAGAAGTGTCAGAAATCCTGAAACAAGCCATTAAAAAGTTTAACAGTCACAGTGCTGAATCAGCCCTTTTCAAGCTTGTGGAAATCAAAGAAGCTACAAGACAG GTGGTAGCTGGATGGAATTACATAATTAAATATGAAGTTGAGGAGACTAATTGCTCCAAAGACCAATTCCAAGATCTAACGCCAGAGTGCAAAACCACTTCTAGAGGT CATATAGGTAAATGTGATGCCAAAGCATATGTAAATCTTCAAGAACAGATCGTAGATATTGCAAACCAATGCAAGCTTCCAG TTCAAGAGACAGTAAATCCTGACGTTCGCACTGGTTGTGTGAAGACCATCCCGACAGACAGTCCAGAACTGAAGGAACTCCTGAAGCTTTCTATGGAGAAGTACAATTCGGAAAGCAATGATGACCACTACTATAAAAGTGGAGACATAGAAGCAGCAGCCGTTCAG GTGGTTGCAGGAAAAATCTACCATTTAGAATTTGCAGTCCGGAAGACAAACTGCTCAAAGAAAGAGTTTGAAAAACTTGAAGAAGACTGTAAATTCACATCAGACAGC GCACCATTGCCATGTGAAGCACAAATTCACGTGATCCCATGGGAGAATAAAATCCTTCCCCAGGTTAACTGCTCTATAGAACGATCAGCG GCCGTACTTCTAAGAAGGCCTCCTGGATTCACACCTTTCCGAAGCTTTGTTGCGCTAGGCCAGCCAAACGAAATTTCATGCTCTgatcaaaatgaaaaagaagtgcAAAGACCTGTCGAAGAAATAGGAAAAGATGGTGGACAGGAGCCAGAAGGTGAAGGGGAACCTGAGCATAAAAATGACTATAAACACGAGCATAAACATGGGCATAAACATGAGCATAAACACAGGCATGGACATAAAAAGGATCATAAGCCTGACAAAAGGCATAGGCATGAAACTGGTTGCGGGCACAAAACTGGCCCCAAGTGTGGGcataaaaaacacagcaaaaatggTAAACATAAACATCCAAACCCCGAATCTTCTGAGGAGTCTGATGAAAGGGTTTTTAACCAAGACGAAACCCTCCTATCATCCACTGATGAGACAGCATCACAACTGGTTAATCCAGGGGCTCCTGTAGAGGAAACCAGTTCACCTGCAGAACCACTAATTCTTCCTGATACTTCTTTCTCTAACGGGTCACCAAATCGTCCAGAATCTCCTCTCCCCAAATGTCCTGGAAAACCATGGAAACAAATTATGGACTCTCCAGCTCCTGCCAGCTTTCCAAGAGAATACGCAGATGAGGATCTCTTGGTTTCCTCATCAAAAAACATCGATCCAGCAACAGAAAACTTAACACCTCCCCAAACCAAAGCGAAAGCTCTTGATCTCTCAGATGCTTTACTATAA
- the HRG gene encoding histidine-rich glycoprotein, whose translation MLLLASALFLTLLQGSNALNKTNVTPADCNTIETDAGVALDLVNRHRRDGYVFGLFRVADAHKLHIGNSSVLYLTLDVLETECPVLSRRHWESCEYGEIYSTDFGQCKIITYTSQLLKKPQLYGFNCTLSPVPPDLLECKDCPVKVEVLEVTEQHKNIAAKALKKFNSESNHTNYFDVDKVEKILKTTASREGHILGFSIKETNCSKSTQQAKQALQCDFLDDWHAHVGFCKARVISDTEEPDGTDISCELYSPRQHDYGKRCRHPTPGQPCKEPHPHHHFGHKHHHRHHHKHGCPSSSQSGPEDPEHNHSFNKQHQDSHEGSAPPPHHSGPHHHFHPPHHCPPPPPHCGPYHHPPPPPPHDGTHPPPQEEPQHPPSAPPPHDEPHDPPSNSQEESHHLPSPPLDDDQHSPPLGPRHGPHCPPPHHRPHHHHPPPHHGPHGPPRHSHGPHQHFHPPHHCPPPPPHCGPHHHPPPPPHDGTHPPPQEETQHPPSAPPPHDEPHDPSPSQEELHHPSPPPPEHDQHSPPLGPHHGPHCPPAPHGPHHHHPPPHHGPHHHHPPPHHGPHGPPRPPHGPHQHFHPPHHCPPPPPHCGPHHHPPPPPHDRTHPPPQEETQHPPSAPPPPPHGPHHHHPPPHHGPHHHHPPPHCGPHHPPPPRHLSHLYHHYYRHHHNKTRISGKYFPFQIRGNVYRIPVQNQQDPLPPPTANFPELYQSSPHSASAGEDIPFLGSNLKEMAEALGFPDHHTQSKSCPGKPRLTFPKILPLFPHSSMAEDSPI comes from the exons GGAAATTCCTCAGTCCTCTACTTGACTTTGGATGTGCTGGAAACAGAATGCCCTGTGTTATCCAGAAGACATTGGGAGTCTTGTGAATACGGTGAAATCTATTCCACG GACTTCGGGCAATGTAAGATTATCACATATACAAGCCAGCTGCTGAAGAAACCTCAACTATATGGATTTAATTGTACATTGAGTCCAG TTCCTCCTGATTTATTAGAGTGCAAAGACTGTCCTGTGAAAGTTGAAGTCTTGGAAGTCACTGAGCAGCATAAAAATATTGCTGCAAAGGCCCTGAAGAAATTCAACAGTGAGAGTAACCACACAAACTACTTCGACGTGGACAAAGTTGAAAAGATTTTAAAGACG ACTGCCTCACGTGAAGGTCACATTTTAGGATTCTCTATAAAAGAGACCAACTGTTCCAAATCCACGCAGCAAGCAAAGCAGGCATTGCAGTGTGATTTTCTGGATGACTGGCACGCT CACGTGGGATTCTGCAAGGCAAGAGTCATCAGTGACACAGAGGAACCTGATGGAACAGATATCAGCTGTGAACTCTACAGTCCCAGG CAGCATGACTATGGGAAAAGATGCAGACACCCAACACCGGGACAGCCATGCAAAGAACCCCATCCCCACCATCATTTTGGTCACAAACATCATCACAGACATCATCACAAGCATGGATGTCCATCCTCTTCTCAATCTGGACCTGAAGATCCTGAGCACAACCATAGTTTCAAcaaacaacatcaagacagccaTGAAGGAtctgctcctcctccccaccacagTGGACCACATCACCACTTTCACCCTCCACACCAttgtcctccacctcctccccattgTGGTCCATatcaccatcctcctcctcctcctccccatgatGGAACACATCCTCCTCCCCAAGAGGAACCACAACATCCTccttctgctcctcctccccATGATGAGCCACATGATCCTCCTTCTAATTCCCAAGAGGAATCGCATcatctcccttcccctcctcttgaTGATGATCAACATAGTCCTCCTCTTGGTCCTCGTCATGGACCACACTGTCCTCCTCCCCATCACAGACCACATCACCACCATCCTCCTCCCCATCATGGACCACACGGGCCTCCTCGCCATTCTCATGGACCACATCAACACTTTCACCCACCACACCAttgtcctccacctcctccccattgTGGTCCAcatcaccatcctcctcctcctccccatgatGGAACACATCCTCCTCCCCAAGAGGAAACACAACATCCCccttctgctcctcctccccATGATGAGCCACATGATCCTTCTCCTTCCCAAGAGGAACTGCATCatccctctccccctcctcctgaACATGATCAACATAGTCCTCCTCTTGGTCCCCATCACGGACCACACTGTCCTCCTGCCCCTCATGGACCACATCACCACCATCCTCCTCCCCATCACGGACCACATCACCACCATCCTCCTCCACATCATGGACCACACGGGCCTCCTCGTCCTCCTCATGGACCACATCAACACTTTCACCCACCACACCAttgtcctccacctcctccccattgTGGTCCAcatcaccatcctcctcctcctccccatgatAGAACACATCCTCCTCCCCAAGAGGAAACACAACATCCCccttctgctcctcctccccctcctcatgGACCACATCACCACCATCCTCCTCCACATCATGGACCACATCACCACCATCCTCCTCCCCATTGTGGACCACATCACCCTCCTCCTCCAAGACATCTTTCCCATCTCTACCATCACTACTACAGACATCACCACAACAAGACAAGGATATCAGGAAAATACTTTCCCTTCCAAATAAGAGGAAATGTCTATCGCATTCCAGTTCAAAATCAGCAAGATCCTCTCCCGCCTCCCACTGCAAACTTTCCTGAGCTATACCAAAGCAGCCCTCACTCTGCCAGCGCTGGTGAAGATATTCCTTTCCTTGGCTCAAATCTAAAGGAGATGGCAGAAGCTCTGGGTTTTCCTGATCACCACACACAATCAAAGTCATGCCCAGGAAAGCCCAGACTCACTTTTCCGAAAATTTTGCCCTTATTTCCACATAGCTCCATGGCAGAAGATTCTCCTATATAA